The DNA segment GAACATCCTCGCCAACATGGCGGAGGGTGTGTTGGCCACCGATGGCGAGGGGAGGCTGCTGCTGGCCAACCCCAGAGCACGCCGCGCACTGGGGATCAGCGAGGAGGCCCTGGGGCGGCACGTGGGTGAGTTCGGACAGAGCGGTGCCCTGGCCGACCTCGTGTCCGGAGTGCTTGCCTCGGGCATGTCAGACGCAGTCGAATTCACGCTGGTGGAAAGGTTCATGGTGGCACACGCCTCGCCCCTCACCAGCGCTGGAGGAGCAACCTCGGGCTGTGTGGTCGTCTTCCAGGACGTGACGGAACTCACCAGGCTGGAGCAGCTCAGGAGGGAGCTCTTGGCCGACGTGTCGCACGAGCTGAGGACGCCCCTGACATCCATCCAGGGCTTCGTAGAAGCCCTCAGGGACGGCGTGGTGGAGGACGAGGAAACACGCAGGAGGTACCTGGCGACCATCCACGAGGAGGTTGTCCGCTTGAGCCGCCTCGTCCGCGACCTGCTCGACCTGTCTTTGATGCAGACGGGTAACACCGCCTGGACGCTGGCGCCGGTTGACGTGGGGGCCGTGGTGGGGCGGGTGGCCGCCCGGTTCGCCCCCGAAGCAACGGAAAAGGGAATAACGCTTGTGGCAGACGTCACCGGCATCCTGCCCCCCGTTCTGGGCAACGAAGACCGGATCGAGCAGGCAGTCGAGAACCTGCTTTCCAACGCAGTGAAGTTCACGCCCCCGGGGGGCCGGATCGAGGTCAGCGTGGCGGAACAGGGGGCGGAGGTCAGGGTGAGCGTCAGGGACACGGGTCCGGGCATCCCCGGGGAAGACCTCCCCCGGATCTGGGAGCGCTTCTACCGCGTGGAGAAGTCGCGTGCCCGCTCGCACGGAGGCGCCGGGCTGGGACTCGCAATAGTGAAGCAGATTGTGGAGGCACACGGGGGAGCCGTGGCGGCAGAGAGCGAGCCTGGAGCGGGTTCTGTGTTCACCCTTACACTGCCCGTAGCCGGGCCCGCACGGGGTTTTAAGCAGTCGCTTGCAGAAGAACCATGCTAGCAGCAGTGGCCGGTTCGCTAGAGAAGGCAAAGCCGTGCACACCGACCAGGTACTGGCAGAACTTGATAACCTCAGGGGTAGCCCTGGAACAGATCGGAGGAAGCCGGCC comes from the Bacillota bacterium genome and includes:
- a CDS encoding ATP-binding protein — its product is MPRTLLGKLFVSYVVVIAVTLAVVGVLLPRLFSDYFLSAREAELVRKGEEIARAMALLGGSELRPPEQVWLQAMDRFLDARLFVVGTDGLILASTSGHAPRGTRISAAEAGALLRGCVVKRRGFDPRFGEPMVSVAVPLEIGGRPAGGVVLSAPVAGLSATVQAVRRLMVYAAGGALLVAALAGYALSRSISRPVQEMSRAAVEMAKGNFRQKLAVTSDDEIGQLAANFNHLAAALDRTVSALAEEKARIENILANMAEGVLATDGEGRLLLANPRARRALGISEEALGRHVGEFGQSGALADLVSGVLASGMSDAVEFTLVERFMVAHASPLTSAGGATSGCVVVFQDVTELTRLEQLRRELLADVSHELRTPLTSIQGFVEALRDGVVEDEETRRRYLATIHEEVVRLSRLVRDLLDLSLMQTGNTAWTLAPVDVGAVVGRVAARFAPEATEKGITLVADVTGILPPVLGNEDRIEQAVENLLSNAVKFTPPGGRIEVSVAEQGAEVRVSVRDTGPGIPGEDLPRIWERFYRVEKSRARSHGGAGLGLAIVKQIVEAHGGAVAAESEPGAGSVFTLTLPVAGPARGFKQSLAEEPC